The nucleotide window GTCGGACGCCGGCAACAGGCTGCGCAAAGGGCCGATCAGGTTCGACCGCATCCGCGCGTAGATCACCGTCTGGATGCGTTGGTAGACCGGCACATGCGGCACGCCCGCGCAAAGCGCGATCCAGGCGTGGGCCACCTCGGGGCGGAAGGAGGTGGGCGACAGGTTGGTCTCGATCACCGCGTAGACGCGCTCCCACGGTGTGCGGGCCTCGCCCAGCAGCAGCACCGCCTCGCGCAGCAGCTCGGCATTGGCGTGGCGCAGGGCGGCGGCCAGCAGCGCTTCCTTGGTCTTGAAGTAGTGCAGGACGTTGGCCTTGGAGGCACCGGCTTCTTCCGCCACACGCGCCAGCGAGGTGCCCTCGTTACCGTGCCGCATCAGCGCCCGATATGCCGCCGCGGCGTATTCCGCCCGCCTGATCCGGGAAATGTCTCTGCGGCCCATGCTGGCACCCAATCTGTCCGATCCATCCGATGACCGCTGCTAAATTAGATTGACTCTTCGTTCAATCTATTCGAGCTTCACGTTTATGAACCAATCGGTCCATCTATATTCCATAAGGATCACGAACGATGAAAGCCTGCCTTCCCGTCGCCGGACTTCTCGCCGTCACGACCACCGCCATGCCCGCCCTTGCAGACTGCTCGACGGTCCGTCTCGCGGAGCCGGGCTGGACCGATCTCGCGCTGACGACGGCCGTCACTCAGGTGCTGCTCGAAGGCATGGGGCATGAGACCGAAACCGAGATCCTAGGCATCCCGGTCATCTACGAGGCCATGAAGGCCGGCGATCTCGATGTCTTCATGGGCTACTGGGATCCGGCGATGGAAACCTATTTCAACGCCTACCGCGACACCGGCGAGATCGAGACCATCCACACCAACCTCGAGGGCGCCAAGTTCACCTGGGCGGTGCCGTCCTACGTGCACGAGGCCGGTGTGACCTCCTTCGCCGATCTCGCCGCGCAGGAGGACAAGTTCGGTGGCAAGCTCTACGGCATCGAGCCGGGATCGAACGACATCATGCTCGAGATCGTCGAGAAGGACGAATTCGGCCTTGGCGACTGGGACGTGGTGGAAAGCTCCGAGCAGGGGATGCTGGCGCAGGTCGCGCGCGAGGTCCGGTCGGAAGACTGGATCGTCTTTCTTGCTTGGGCGCCGCACCCGATGAACACCAACTTCGACATCGCCTACCTCGAAGGTGGCGATGCCTGGTATGGTCCCGACTTCGGCGGGGCGACCGTCTCCACCCAGGTGCGCGAGGGCTACGTGTCCGAGTGTCCCGAGGTCGGCAAGCTGCTGACCCAGCTCACCTTCGACGTGGACATGGAGAGCGAAGGCATGGGCTACATTCTCGAAGACGGCATGCCCCCCAAGGAGGCCGCTCGCACCCTGATCGCCGCCTATCCGGACAGGCTGCAAGGCTGGCTGGACGGGGTCGAGACCGTGGACGGCGCACCGGCGCTCGCGGCAGTGAAGTCGGATCTCGGCCTGTGACCAGCCTTCCGGCCGAGGACAGCTTCGCGGATCTCGGCAGCGGGCGGATCTGCTATCGGCAGGATGGCCGCTCCGACGCGCCGGCGGTGGTGCTTGTCGCTGGGCTCGGGATGCAGCTTATCGAATGGCCGGAAGCCCTTGTGACGGCGCTGGCCCGGGAGTTCCGGGTGATCCGGCTCGACAACCGCGACAGCGGTCGGTCGGGCCGCTTCGGCGGCAGCTTCACGCGGGTTCCGGCAGGGTTTTCCTGGTCGGAGAGCGCGCCCGGCCTCGCCGCCTACGACCTGCGCGACATGGCGCGGGACGTGTTGGACCTCGCGGATCACCTCGGAATTGACCGCTTTGCCTGCGTCGGGTTTTCGATGGGCGGAATGATCGCGCAGATCCTGGCGGTCATGGCGCCCCGACGGGTTCGCGGCGTCGTCTCCCTGTCAAGCACGGGAGGCGATGCCTCGATCACCGCGACGCCCGAGTCCCTGCGGCTGATGGAGCGGTTCTTTCTTCCCTTCGCCTCGGAGACAGAGGCCGCGTGTGCAATTCGGCGAAGCAACGCCCATTTCTCGCTGGGGCTGATGCCAGAGGACAGCCCTGAGAACCATCAACTCGCTGCGGCGCTTGTCTGGCGCGCCGCGGACGGCGGCGGCTATCTCCGGCAGGCGCTCGCGATCACGACCACACGGCCATGGAGGCCCGAGCTTCTGGGCAGCCAGACCCCGATGCTTTTCCTTCATGGGGATCGCGACCCATGCATCGACGCGGTGTCGGCCCGCCAGCTGGCGGCAGCGTTGCCACGTGCAGGCTTCCGCTCCCATGCCGGGCTCGGACACTGGATGGACGAGCGAACCGGCCGGGATTGCGTCGACTGGCTCACGGCACTTCGATCGGGCTGAAGAAGAGGGGTGACCGAGGAAGGCGAGCGTCCTACTCGATGGCCGCGACAAGCCGGTCGTGACATCTGGCGGCTGCATGGGACGCGGGACATCGCGCAGTGCCATGTGTTCAATCAGGTTTCGTTGCGAGTCTTTCGGCCGGGCTGGTCTGCCCCTGTCGGGGATGGTCCGGATCTTGAAACCCCAGACTTCACGTTCCGCCGTAGTCGACTCCGATCATCGTTCGGATACCGCCTATCTTTCGAGAAGTGGCCGGTTCAGAGGGCAATCAGGGGGAGATGCAACGCTTACGCTGGTTCCGAAGCTGGTGCATCCATTCCTTGTCATTGCGCGACGGCCTCGGGAGGCCATGGCGGACATCCATGACGATCAGGATCTGAAAACCTACGAGCGAAACTGACGTCCTGTTTCGGTGAAGGGAAAAGCGCCGTGATCCAAATCCCGGCGCTTTTTTGTTGTGTGGACTTCGTTCACGGAGGCGGGCAAGCCCGCGCCCCGCATGAAGATACCTCTCAGACTGTCGTTCCCATGGGCAGGTGGCGCTTGCGCACGCCTGTTGCCACGAACAAGCCATTGGCAATGGCCGGTGGGACCGGCGGAACACCGGGCTCGCCCACCCCGGTCGCGTGATCGGCAAAGCTGTTCGGCATGATATGCGTCACCACCTTGCGCGGGAAGTTGTTGGCGCGGACCACATCGTAGTCGTAGAAGTTCGACTGCTGGACCGCGCCGTCTTCGTGGGTGATGCCCGAATACAGCGCCACCGTCATGCCCATCACGGCCGCGCCCTCCATCTGGCTGCGGATGCGCTCGGGGTTGGCCGCAAAGCCGCAGTCGATGGCCAGATGCAACTCCGGGACGGTGATCCGTCCATCCACGACCTTCACATGCGCGGCGCAGGCGACGTAGCTGACAAAGCTCCGATGCACGGAAAGCCCGATGCCTTCGCCTTCAGGCAGGTCCTTGCCGTAGCCGATGCCATCTGCGGCGGTCTGGAGCACAGCGGCCAGCTTGCCGGTCTGAATCGGAAAGCCGTCATACGGTTCGCCGTAGTTCCAGAACCCTTCGGGCAAGCCTTCGGAGGCCGGGTCGAAGGTGCGCGGCGCGCCGATCAGTTGCAGCCACGTGGCGAGTTGGTCCTGCCCGGTCTCTGCCGCCAGCTCCCCGACGAAAGATCCGATGGCCCAGGCGCGCGGCACGTTCGACACGGCGCGGAACCAGCCGATCCGGGTGTGGGCCGCGGCCTGCCCGTTCTCACAGCTGACATTGGCGATGTCGAAGGGCATGTCCACATGGCCCATGCCCGCTTCAACCGGAAACTGGTAGCCGGGATCCGGCGCAAAGGTCGACAGGATCGTCGGCGCGACGGAATTGTGCCGCCACGCGGTGACCTTGCCGACCTCGTCCATTCCGACCTCGATCCGTTCGGCGGAGGCGGTGTGGTAGAACGAATGTCGCACGTCGTCCTCGCGAGTCCACTGCATCCGCACTGGCGCGCCCACTTCGCGCGACAGCAGCGCCGCTTCGATCACGTAGTCTGCCTTGGACTTGCGCCCGAAACCGCCCCCGAGAAGCGTCACGTTGACCGTGACGTCCGCCGGTTCGATGCCGAGTGCCGCTGCCGTATCGGTGCGGGTGGTGTAGGGGCTCTGCACCGGGGCCCAGATTTCCAGCTTGCCAGAGGCGTAGCTGGCCAAAGCGGCGGGCGGTTCCATCGGGATGTGAGCGATGTGGTCCTGTGTGTAGGTCTGGCCAAAGGTCTTCGCAGCAGCGGACAGCGCCGCTTGGGTATCGCCCTTGTCCCGCAGAACTTTTCCACGGCCAAGCGCCGTGGCCTTCATTTCCTCCATGTAGGGGCCGGTCGAATAGCTGCCGTTCGGGCCATCGTCCCACTCGACCTTGATCATCTCGCGCGCCTTGATCGCCGTGAAGGTGTTCTTGGCAACCACGGCCAGACCGCCGAGCGGCGCGAACTTGGCCGGAGCCTTCCATTCCGGCAACTCGTAGACGCCAACCACGCCTGGCATCGCCAGCGCGTCCGCGGCGTCATAGGAGACAAGCCTGCCTCCGACCACCGGCGGACGGATGGCCATCGCCACCTTTGCGCCCGGAAGGGTCACGTCGGCACCATAGACCGCCTTTCCAGTGGTGATGTCGTGCAGGTCGGTGATCTGCACCTCGCCCTTGCCGATATAGCGGAACT belongs to Salipiger profundus and includes:
- the choX gene encoding choline ABC transporter substrate-binding protein — translated: MKACLPVAGLLAVTTTAMPALADCSTVRLAEPGWTDLALTTAVTQVLLEGMGHETETEILGIPVIYEAMKAGDLDVFMGYWDPAMETYFNAYRDTGEIETIHTNLEGAKFTWAVPSYVHEAGVTSFADLAAQEDKFGGKLYGIEPGSNDIMLEIVEKDEFGLGDWDVVESSEQGMLAQVAREVRSEDWIVFLAWAPHPMNTNFDIAYLEGGDAWYGPDFGGATVSTQVREGYVSECPEVGKLLTQLTFDVDMESEGMGYILEDGMPPKEAARTLIAAYPDRLQGWLDGVETVDGAPALAAVKSDLGL
- a CDS encoding alpha/beta fold hydrolase, translated to MTSLPAEDSFADLGSGRICYRQDGRSDAPAVVLVAGLGMQLIEWPEALVTALAREFRVIRLDNRDSGRSGRFGGSFTRVPAGFSWSESAPGLAAYDLRDMARDVLDLADHLGIDRFACVGFSMGGMIAQILAVMAPRRVRGVVSLSSTGGDASITATPESLRLMERFFLPFASETEAACAIRRSNAHFSLGLMPEDSPENHQLAAALVWRAADGGGYLRQALAITTTRPWRPELLGSQTPMLFLHGDRDPCIDAVSARQLAAALPRAGFRSHAGLGHWMDERTGRDCVDWLTALRSG
- a CDS encoding xanthine dehydrogenase family protein molybdopterin-binding subunit, coding for MLQYLKDFTPAVAETLTVRPMSRRAFLGGTAAFALGVFATRGEAFPTWETGAVGMPNGVVDDPLVFVAIDADGTVTLTAHRSEMGTGSRTSLPMVMADEMEADWSRVKIVQAPGDEPKYGNQDTDGSRSMRHHIQAARKIGGSVRTMLQRAAAAEWNVDPSQVTVEMHAITGPDGQSADFGEFAEAAMAQPVPAHEEIAYKTESEFRYIGKGEVQITDLHDITTGKAVYGADVTLPGAKVAMAIRPPVVGGRLVSYDAADALAMPGVVGVYELPEWKAPAKFAPLGGLAVVAKNTFTAIKAREMIKVEWDDGPNGSYSTGPYMEEMKATALGRGKVLRDKGDTQAALSAAAKTFGQTYTQDHIAHIPMEPPAALASYASGKLEIWAPVQSPYTTRTDTAAALGIEPADVTVNVTLLGGGFGRKSKADYVIEAALLSREVGAPVRMQWTREDDVRHSFYHTASAERIEVGMDEVGKVTAWRHNSVAPTILSTFAPDPGYQFPVEAGMGHVDMPFDIANVSCENGQAAAHTRIGWFRAVSNVPRAWAIGSFVGELAAETGQDQLATWLQLIGAPRTFDPASEGLPEGFWNYGEPYDGFPIQTGKLAAVLQTAADGIGYGKDLPEGEGIGLSVHRSFVSYVACAAHVKVVDGRITVPELHLAIDCGFAANPERIRSQMEGAAVMGMTVALYSGITHEDGAVQQSNFYDYDVVRANNFPRKVVTHIMPNSFADHATGVGEPGVPPVPPAIANGLFVATGVRKRHLPMGTTV
- the betI gene encoding transcriptional regulator BetI → MGRRDISRIRRAEYAAAAYRALMRHGNEGTSLARVAEEAGASKANVLHYFKTKEALLAAALRHANAELLREAVLLLGEARTPWERVYAVIETNLSPTSFRPEVAHAWIALCAGVPHVPVYQRIQTVIYARMRSNLIGPLRSLLPASDAALVTDLMTTAIDGIWLRCGLSLDGVTQQQARAQLDAVLDARLPDSDTRRAARARMAEVARLLTKARVRAKN